In Dermacentor andersoni chromosome 4, qqDerAnde1_hic_scaffold, whole genome shotgun sequence, the following proteins share a genomic window:
- the LOC140217094 gene encoding uncharacterized protein, which translates to MARSRNGREDERSLRASNGKRLLCIRARAIWMALHSQSHLRCLYPLVMFVRQVFPLGAVLGLCAIGLAPLYRPTWAHQVQDLREVFRFARCRATCLGELGLKTDKDDIECAPDKECNMCWDVCEFFYKDFEVWKHMCTVDELCFPGCQQACSFWHKTSTKLRPGTAVTSHTEEEYSGVFSEPPLLEARGVHDVRVTWSRPLSSQDHHIERALVYVLFLRGLLDDQRFGDAEQTLYHNATLSRSKLKQASELEIVALSPQGVFAQTRVALDLDSADFDSVQADASVASSLPSFAAPKVINLRHTGGHLVEVDIAWDFDISPEAKKVKYEVTWKVLGETADVTGHMYTSRQSATLKLWEGTSYSVFVRRLSPRTGEPDAETLSRLVDAPVAEPEPNARDAASTASCVRVEVVAACAVFAAGILFACIFALALITMRKSIRPKGEHPALTKSPSTHKGCPKRPQQTRLPAV; encoded by the coding sequence ATGGCGAGGAGCAGGAACGGCCGCGAGGACGAACGTAGTCTTCGTGCGTCGAACGGGAAACGACTACTGTGTATAAGAGCGCGAGCAATTTGGATGGCTCTTCATTCGCAGTCGCACTTGCGGTGCTTGTATCCACTCGTCATGTTCGTCCGTCAAGTATTCCCCCTCGGTGCTGTCCTCGGGCTCTGCGCGATCGGCCTGGCACCGCTGTACCGTCCGACGTGGGCGCATCAAGTACAGGATCTCCGGGAAGTGTTCCGGTTTGCGAGATGTCGCGCCACTTGCCTCGGTGAGCTTGGCCTGAAGACGGATAAAGACGACATCGAATGCGCGCCAGACAAGGAGTGCAACATGTGTTGGGACGTGTGCGAGTTCTTCTACAAGGACTTCGAAGTTTGGAAACACATGTGCACCGTGGACGAATTATGTTTTCCCGGCTGCCAACAGGCCTGCTCGTTCTGGCACAAGACGTCAACGAAGCTACGCCCCGGCACCGCAGTGACTAGCCACACCGAGGAAGAGTACTCGGGCGTGTTCTCTGAGCCTCCGCTGCTGGAGGCGCGTGGAGTACATGACGTGCGTGTGACCTGGTCCCGGCCTCTGAGCTCCCAGGACCACCATATCGAGCGAGCGCTAGTCTACGTGCTCTTTCTCAGAGGGCTTCTCGACGATCAACGCTTCGGggacgccgagcagacgctgtaCCACAACGCCACCTTGAGCCGCAGCAAACTCAAGCAGGCCTCGGAGCTCGAGATCGTCGCACTCTCGCCGCAGGGCGTCTTTGCTCAAACTCGAGTGGCGTTGGACCTGGACTCGGCAGACTTCGACTCCGTGCAGGCGGACGCCTCCGTCGCCAGTTCGCTTCCCTCCTTTGCCGCTCCGAAAGTGATCAATCTGAGGCACACCGGCGGGCACCTGGTCGAGGTCGACATCGCCTGGGACTTCGACATCTCGCCGGAGGCCAAGAAAGTCAAGTACGAGGTCACGTGGAAGGTCCTTGGCGAGACGGCGGACGTGACAGGCCACATGTACACGTCGCGGCAGTCGGCCACGTTGAAGCTGTGGGAGGGAACTTCGTACTCGGTCTTCGTCCGACGCCTGTCGCCTCGGACGGGCGAGCCCGACGCTGAGACGCTCTCTCGATTGGTCGACGCACCCGTCGCCGAGCCCGAACCGAACGCACGAGACGCCGCCTCAACGGCAAGCTGCGTGCGCGTCGAGGTGGTGGCGGCCTGCGCCGTCTTCGCCGCGGGCATCCTTTTCGCCTGCATCTTCGCGCTGGCCTTGATCACGATGCGAAAGTCAATCAGGCCCAAGGGAGAACACCCCGCACTTACCAAGTCCCCGTCCACGCACAAAGGTTGTCCCAAGCGGCCGCAGCAGACGAGGCTCCCAGCTGTGTAG